In Anas platyrhynchos isolate ZD024472 breed Pekin duck chromosome 7, IASCAAS_PekinDuck_T2T, whole genome shotgun sequence, one genomic interval encodes:
- the C7H2orf66 gene encoding LOW QUALITY PROTEIN: uncharacterized protein C2orf66 homolog (The sequence of the model RefSeq protein was modified relative to this genomic sequence to represent the inferred CDS: deleted 1 base in 1 codon): MHLQRGSEGKQSRVYTCAYVKVVCSSFNMWKVVLLGLYTVLAVRGLTKGAPFQPEEKWKPLDNPRNRDLFFRTLQAYFSGRGLDLRKFPATFTMNNEGPRPVMFYSDPIASAFADYEERKNSFPNHFKG, from the exons ATGCATTTACAAAGGGGGagtgaaggaaagcaaagccGTGTATACACCTGTGCTTATGTGAAG GTAGTCTGTTCATCTTTT AACATGTGGAAAGTGGTGCTCCTGGGTCTATATACAGTATTGGCTGTAAGAGGATTGACAAAGGGTGCTCCTTTCcaaccagaagaaaaatggaaacctCTAGATAACCCTAGAAACAGAGATCTG TTTTTCAGAACACTCCAGGCTTATTTTTCGGGCAGGGGACTTGATCTCAGAAAATTCCCAGCTACTTTCACTATGAACAATGAAGGACCGAGGCCTGTCATGTTCTACTCAGATCCTATTGCTTCTGCATTTGCAGAttatgaagaaaggaaaaattcttTTCCAAATCATTTCAAAGGCTAA